A stretch of the Dioscorea cayenensis subsp. rotundata cultivar TDr96_F1 chromosome 4, TDr96_F1_v2_PseudoChromosome.rev07_lg8_w22 25.fasta, whole genome shotgun sequence genome encodes the following:
- the LOC120257934 gene encoding MYB-like transcription factor ETC3, whose translation MEEDEVQEIKDMSLEEKDLIHRLYRLLGDRWEMIAGRLPNRTAEEVEKYWKMKEIENFEKNKIYKPICIRLGPSFKFSMNN comes from the exons atggaagaagatGAGGTTCAAG AAATAAAAGACATGTCTCTAGAGGAAAAAGACTTGATTCACCGGCTTTATCGTCTTTTAGGAGACAG GTGGGAGATGATAGCAGGAAGGCTTCCTAACAGAACTGCAGAAGAAGTGGAGAAGTATTGGAAGATGAAAGAGATTGAGAACTTTGAGaagaataaaatttacaaaccaaTTTGCATCAGACTTGGCCCATCTTTCAAGTTCTCCATGAACAATTAA